The genomic interval GAACCGTGAAGGTCACGCCGGCCGGGGGCTCGATGATGACCGGGTGGCTGTAGCCGATGGTCAGTTCGAGGTTCTTCCCGGCGAGCTTGGCGCGGAAACCCACGCCCTTCAGTTCCAGGTTGATGGTGTAGCCGTCGCTGACACCCTTGACGGCGTTGGCCACCAGGGTGCGGGTCAGGCCGTGCAGCGCGCGGTGGCGCTGCTGGTCGCTGGGACGCTCGACGAGCAGCTGGTCGCCGTCCTGCTTGATGGTCAGTTCCTGGTTGTAGGGAACGGTCAGTTCGCCTTTCGGGCCTTTGACCTTGAACACGCCGCCTGCGGCGCTCATGGTCACGCCGCTGGGAACGGCGATCGGCTGTTTACCAATTCGGGACATCGTCTGTCCTCCTTCTTCCTTAAGTTCGGACGGTTCCGCGTGCGGGCGCCCGAGGTCAGGTGAGATCTCGTGTTCGCTGGAATCCTACCGCTGGGCGGGGATTACCAGAGAACGCAGATGACTTCGCCGCCGACACCCTGCTTGCGGGCGTCGCGGTCGGCCAGCAGGCCCTTGCTCGTGGACACCACGGCGAGGCCCAGGCCGCGCTGCACGCGGGGCAGGTTCTCGGCGCTCACGTAGGCGCGGCGGCCAGGACGGCTGATGCGCTCAATGTGCTTGATGACCTGCTCGCGCTTGACGCCGTACTTCAGGGTCAGGCGCAGCACGTCGAATTTCTGCCCTTCGGGCAGGAGGCGCTCGTAGGACGCAACGTAGCCTTCCTGCACGAGCAGTTTGGCCAGTTCTTCCTTGAACTTGGAGGCCGGGATGTCCACGGTCTCCTTAAAGGTGCGCGTCGCGTTGCGGATGCGCGTGAGCATGTCGGCGATAGGATCACTCAGCATGTATCTCCTCCAGGGGTCGGCGTGTCAGGCACGCTCGCCCCGGCAGGTGGCCCGTCATCTGTCTGACGCCGGGCTCTGGGCTCCCCTCGTGAAGCGTGTGGCGGTGTAACTACCGCCGTCTCTCCTGTTGGGTCGGAATCCACCGCTGGACGATCACCTCTCAAGGCGAGTGGTTCGTATCCAGGGGGCACAGCACGAACACCGCACAGCGTGCGGCAAGAAAGGAGTGTATCAGATCCCGGCTGCCACTGGCAACGGGGTCGGCGCGGGGCATGAAAAAACCCCCGTTACCGGGGGTGTGGGGGGAGGGCTGGATTACCAGCTGCTTTTCTTCACGCCGGGCAGTTCGCCCTTGTGCGCCATCTCGCGGATGCAGATGCGGCACATGCCGAAGAAACGGTAGTACCCGCGGGCGCGGCCGCAGCGGCTGCAACGGCTGTAGTTCTGCACGGCAAATTTATGACCGCGCGCGGCCTTGACAACTTTCGAGGTGTTCGCCATATCAGTTCCTTATTTCCGGAAGGGCAGACCGATGGCCTGGAGGAGCGCGCGGGCTTCTTCGTCGGTCTTCGCGGTGGTCACGATCGTGATGTCCATCCCGCGCACCTTGTCGACCATGTCGTAGGTGATTTCCGGGAAGATCAGCTGCTCCTTGATCCCGAGGTTGTAGTTGCCGCGGCCGTCGAAGGCGTTGGGGTTCACTCCGCGGAAGTCACGGATGCGGGGCAGGCCGATGTTGATCAGCTTCTCGAGGAACACGTACATGCGCTCGCCGCGCAGCGTGACCTTGATGCCGACCGGCATGCCCTGGCGCAGCTTGAAGTTGCTGATGCTCTTCTTCGCCTTGGTGACGATGGGCTTCTGCAGGGTGATCAGCGCGAGTTCCTTGCTGGCCTTGTCGATCGCCTTGCTGTCTTCCTTGGCGGAGCCCAGGCCCTCGTTCACGACGATCTTCTCGATGCGGGGCACGGCCATCACGCTGGAGTAGCTGAACTGCTGCATCAGCGCGGGGCGGACCTGCTCGTTGTACTTGACTTTCAGTTGCTGCATGGTGGGTTCCTTCGAGCGGTCTCCCAGTTTTTCAGAGAGCGCCGCTCAGGCCGCTGCGCGCCCCGCGGTGGGGGCGGCGCGGCCCGGAGTGGGTTCAGTCGATGTTCTTGCCGCTCGCGACAGCCACGCGGACTTTCTTGCCGTCCACGATGGTCTTGCGGATGCGGGTCGCCTTGCCCGTTTCGGGATCGACGATGGCGACCTTGCTGGCGTGCAGGGCCAGCTCGCGGCGCTCCTGCCCACCCTGGGGGTTGGCGGGGCTGGGCTTGACGTTCTTGGTGACGAGGTTCACGCCTTCCACGACGACCTTCTGGTCGCGGGGCAGGGCGAGGAGGACCTTGCCGGTCTGGCCTTTGTGCTTGCCGCTCAGAACGATGACGGTGTCACCCTTCTTGAAGTGCAGCTTGTCGCCGTGGTGGCTACCAGCGCTGGGACGGGGCATTACAGCACCTCCGGGGCCAGGGAGACGATCTTCATGAAGCGGCGGTCGCGGAGTTCACGGGCGACCGGCCCGAAGACGCGCGTGCCGCGGGGCTCGCCCTGGTTGTTGATGATGACGGCCGCGTTCTTGTCGAAGCGGATGGTGCTGCCGTCGGCGCGCTTGATGGCGTGGCTGGTGCGCACGACCACGGCCTTGACGACGTCGCCGGCCTTGACGGTGCCGCGGGGGGCGGCGTCCTTGACGGAAGCGACGATGATGTCGCCGACGTGGGCGTAGCGTTTGTTACCGCCGCCGCCGGTCGTCAGGCCCTTGCCGCCGATGCCGCTGTTCAGCACGCGGATGCACATGATCTCGCGGGCGCCGCTGTTGTCCGCCACGTCGAGGCGGGATTGAGGCATGATCATGCGTTACCCCCTTCGGTTTCCACGGCGGTGGTCTCGATGCCGCGGGGACGCTCGATCAGCTTGGTGACCTTCCAGGTCTTGGTCTTGCTGATGGGGCGCACCGCGAGGATCTCGACGCGGTCACCGATCTTGTACTCGTTGTTCTCGTCGTGGGCAGCGTACTTGTGGCTGCGGGTCACGACCTTGCCGTACAGCGGGTGAGCGAAGCGGCGCTCGACCTTCACGCTGACCGTCTTGTCGGCCTTGTCGCTCACGACGACGCCGGTAAAGGTCTTTTTCATGCCTGCTCTCCCTGCTTGCTCAGCTCGGCGCGGATGGTGTTGAGCTGGGCGACTTCGCGGCGCAGCTGCGTCACGCGGTGGGGCTGGGCCAGGTTGCCGGTGGCGGCCTGGAAGCGCAGCTCCATCAGTTCTTTCTTGCGGGCGTCGATTTCACGGGCGAAATCGTCGGCCTTCAGGTTACGCATCTCACTGGGCTTCATCGTAGACCTCGCGCTTGACCATCTTGGTCTGGATGGGCAGCTTGTGACCGGCGAGGCGGAAGGCTTCCTTGGCCTGCTCCTCGGTCACGCCGGACACTTCGAACATCACGCGGCCGGGTTTGACGACGCTCACCCAGTACTCCACGGCGCCCTTACCTTTACCCATTCGGGTTTCGGCGGGTTTCTTGGTGACGGGCTTGTCGGGGAAGATGCGGATGTAGATCTTACCGCCGCGGCGGAAGTGACGGCTCATGACGATACGGCACGCCTCGATCTGGTTGCTCTTGATCCACGCGGGTTCCAGGGCGATCAGGCCGAAGTCGCCGAACGCGACGTAGTCGCCGCCCTTGGCGTCGCCGGTCATCCGGCCGCGGTGCTGTTTACGGAACTTGGTGCGCTTGGGAAGAAGCATCACTCACCTCCGGGGCGGCGCCGCGCGGCGGGGCGGCGGCGGTTGGGGCGGTCGCCTTCGGGACGACGCTCGTCGTTGCGGCGCTGGGGGCGGGCGAAGGTCTCGGTGCGGCCGCCGATGACTTCACCGGTGAAGACCATGACCTTGATGCCCAGGATGCCGTAGGTGGTGCGGGCCAGGGCGGTGCCGTAGTCGATGTCGGCGCGCAGGGTGTGCAGGGGCACGCGGCCTTCGCGGACCATCTCGGTGCGGGCCTGCTCGGCCCCGCCGAGGCGGCCGGACAGGATGATCTTGACGCCGCGGGCGCCGGATTCCATCACGCGCTGGGCGGCCTGCTTCATGGCGCGGCGGAACGCGAAGCGGCGTTCGATCTGCTCGGCGATGCGCAGGGCGACCAGGGGGGCGCTGATGTTGGGGTTGGGGATCTCGGCGACGTTCACCGCGACCGTGCCGGCGGACACGAGTTTCTCGATGTCCTGGCGGAGTTCCTTGATGGACTCGCCGCCCTTGCCGATCACGATGCCGGGTTTCGCGGCGCTGATGATCACGTTGACCTGCTGGCCGGCGCGCTCGATCTCGATGCGGGCGATGCCTGCAGCGTTGAGCTTCTTGCCGACGAGGTTACGGATCTTCTCGTCTTCCTTGAGCAGACCGGCGTACTGCTTCTTACCGGCGTACCAGCGGCTGTTCCAGCCGCGGGTGATGCCCAGGCGGAAGCCGTTCGGGTTGATCTTGTTACCCATTACTTGTTCCCCTTCTCGCCCACGATGATGGTGATGTGGCTGGTGCGCTTCTTGATGATGTTCGCGCTGCCACGGGCGCGGGGAATCAGGCGCTTGAGGGTCGGGCCTGCGTCCACGTACGCGGCGGTGATGACCAGGCGGTCTTCGAGCATCGAGTCGTTGTGCAGCGCGTTGTGCTTGGCGCTGTTCAGGACTTTCGCGACGGGTTCGCTGGCGGCGCGGGGGATGAAGCGCAGCAGGTCTTCGGCGTCACGGACGCTCTTGCCGCGGATCACGTCGACCACGAGGCGGACCTTGCGGGGGCTGATGCGCACGTACTTGGCGATGGCCTTGCCGGGGGTGCGCAGCTTCTGCTGCTGCTTGCGCTGCTTCTTGTTGCGGAATTCAGGAGCGGTCATTTCTTCTTGCTCCCCTTGGCGTTCTTGTCAGCGCCGTGGCCGCGGTAGCTGCGGGTGGGGCTGAATTCGCCGAGCTTGTGGCCGATCATCTGCTCGTTCACGAAGACGGGCACGTGCTGCTTGCCGTTGTGCACGGCAATGGTGTGGCCGATCATTTCGGGAACGATGGTGGAGCGGCGGCTCCAGGTCTTGATGACGCGCTTGTCTTTCTTTTCGTTCTGGACGTCGACCTTCTTCAGGAGGTGGTCATCCACGAACGGGCCTTTCTTGAGGCTACGGGGCATGTCCTACCCTCCTTACTTCCCGCCGCGGCGGGTGATGATGAAGCGGTCGCTGTTCTTGCGCTTCTTGCGGGTCTTGAGACCCTTCGCGGGCTGGCCCCAGGGGGACACGGGCACGCGGCCGGCACCGGTGCGGCCTTCACCGCCGCCGTGGGGGTGATCCACGGGGTTCATGGCGCTACCACGCTGGTGGGGCTTGCGGCCGAGCCAGCGGCTGCGGCCGGCCTTACCGAGGTTGATGTTCTTGTGCTCGGCGTTGCCCACCGTGCCGATGGTGGCGTAGCACTCGCTGTGCACGCGGCGCAGCTCACCGCTGGGCAGTCGCAGGATCACGTAGTCGCTTTCCTTGCCCTGCACCTGGATGCTGGTGCCGGCGCTGCGGGCCAGCTGGGCGCCCTTGCCGGGAACCAGTTCGACGCTGTGCACGACCGCACCGACGGGCACGAACCGCAGCGGCAGGGCGTTGCCCAGCTTGGGTTCGGCTTCGGGTCCGGCGTTCACGGTCGCGCCGACCTGCAGGCCTTCGGGAGCCAGGATGTAACGCTTGGCGCCGTCGACGTAGTGCAGCAGGGCGATGCGGGCGCTGCGGTTGGGATCGTACTCGATCGCGGCGACCTTGGCGGTCACGCCGGCCTTGTCGCGGCGCTTGAAGTCGATGATGCGGTACAGGCGCTTGTGGCCACCACCGATGAATCGGCTGGTGATGCGGCCACGGTTGTTACGACCGCCGGTCTTGGGGAGGGCGGTGGTGAGCGCCTTCTCGGGGCGCTTCTTGGTCAGTCCGCTGAAGTCCGCAGTCGTCATCTGGCGACGGCTGGGGGTGTACGGACGGTATTTCTTGACGGCCATGTTCAGTCTCTCCTTAGGCCTGGCCTTCGAGGGCCTCGATCTTCTGGCCGTCGGCGAGACGCACGATGGCCTTCTTGCGGTCGGCGCGGTGACCGATGAAACGGCCGACGCGCTTACGCTTGCCAGGAACGTTCATGGTGCTGATGCCGATGACGGTCACACCGAACGCTTTCTGGACGGCGCTCTTGATTTCGGTCTTGGTGGCCTTGGGGCTCACCCAGAAGGTGTACACGCCGCGTTCCATGCCGGCGTAGGCCTTCTCGCTGATCACGGGCTGCTGAAGGATGTCGTAGTGGCTCATGCCTCTTCCCCTTCCTGTGCGGGTTCCAGGGCGATCGCGTCGATCACCAGGCGCTCGTGGCGCAGGATGTCGTAGGCGTTCAGGCCGGCGACGGGCATCACGGTGGCCCACGCGACGTTGCGCGCGGCTTGGCGGGTCTGGGCGTCGTCGGTGACGATCAGCACGCGCTCGCTGCCATCCATGCCGTTCTGCGCGGCCCAGGCGACGAAGTTCTTGGTCTTGCCGTCGACATCGAAGCCGTCGACCGCGACCAGTTTGCCTTCGTCCTGGCGGGCGGCCAGGGCCATGGCCAGGCCCAGCTGGCGGACCTTGCGGGGCAGGGTGTAGCCGTAGCTGCGGGGCTTGGGCCCGAAGGCCACGCCGCCGCCCACGAAGGTGGGGACGCTGCGGTCGCCGTGACGGGCGTTACCGGTGCCTTTCTGGCTGAACATCTTCTTGCCGGTCGCGCTCACCTGAGCGCGGGTCTTGGTGCTGGCCGTGCCGCGGCGGCGGCTGGCGAGCTGCCAGGTGACGACGTCGTGCAGGACGCCGCTGTTCACTTCCGGCAGTTCGAGGTCGATGGTGCGGCCCCCGTTCTTGCCGATGACGTTGATCTGCGCCATGTCTTACTTGCCTCCCTTGGCGGCCTGGCGCAGCACGACGAGTCCACCGTTGGCGCCGGGGATGGCACCCTTGACCAGGATGATGTTCTCGTCAGCGCGGATCTCGACCACTTCCAGGTTCTGGACGGTGATGCGCTCCATGCCCATGTGGCCGGCCATGCGTTTGCCCTTGTACACGCGGCCGGGCGTCTTGCGCTGGCCGATGGAACCGGGGCGACGGTGCCATTTCTTGGAACCGTGGCTGGCGGGACCACCCTTGAAGTTCCAGCGCTTCATGACGCCCTGGAAGCCCTTACCCTTGCTGGTGCCGGTCGCGTCGATCTTCTCGCCTTCGGCGAAGATGTCGACGGCGACGGTGTCACCTTCGGGGTTGAAGTCACGGAATTCACGCAGGAAGCGCACGGGGCTGACCCCGGCCTTCTTGAAGTGACCCAGCGCGGGCTTGTTGACGCTCTTCTCGCGCTTGGGGGCGTAACCGATCTGCACGGCCTCGTAGCCGTCGGTCTGCGCGGTCTTGCGCTGCACGACGGGGCACGGGCCAGCCAGGACGACCGTCACGGGAACGGCGCGGTCGCCCTTCCAGATCTGGGTCATGCCGATCTTGGTGCCGAGGATGCCCTTCATGCGCGGCCCCCCACGGTCTTGATCTCGATGTCGACGCCGGTGGGCAGGTCGAGGGTCATCAGGCTGTCAATCGTCTTCTTGGTGGGGTTCATGATGTCCACCAGACGGTTGTGCGTGCGGATCTCGAAGTGCTCGCGGCTGTCCTTGTTAACGAAGGGGCTGCGCAGCACGCAGAAGCGGCGGATGCGGGTGGGGAGGGGCACGGGGCCGCTCACGTCCGCTCCGGTGCGCCGGACCGTGTCCACGATCTTGCTGGCGGACTGGTCCAGCGCCTTGTGGTCAAAGCCACGCAGTTTGATGCGAATCTTCGGGGCAACCATTGCTATTACTCCAGAACCTTGGCGACGACGCCGGCGCCGACGGTGCGGCCACCTTCGCGGATGGCGAAGCGCAGGCCTTCTTCCATCGCGATCGGCTTGATCAGTTCCACCACGAACGTGATGTTGTCGCCAGGCATGACCATTTCCACGCCTTCGGGCAGTTCCACCACGCCCGTCACGTCCGTCGTGCGGAAGTAGAACTGCGGGCGGTACCCGCCGAAGAACGCGCTGTGACGCCCGCCTTCGTCCTTGCTCAGCACGTACACGCTCGCTTCGAACTTCGTGTGCGGCTTGATGCTGCCGGGCTTCGCCAGCACCTGACCGCGTTCCACGTCATCACGCGCCACGCCGCGCAGCAGCACGCCCACGTTGTCGCCCGCCATGCCGCTGTCCAGCAGCTTGCGGTGCATTTCGATCCCGGTCACCGTGGTCTTCTTCGTGTCGCGCAGACCGATGATTTCCACTTCGTCCTGGACCTTCACCACGCCACGTTCCNNNNNNNNNNNNNNNNNNNNNNNNNNNNNNNNNNNNNNNNNNNNNNNNNNNNNNNNNNNNNNNNNNNNNNNNNNNNNNNNNNNNNNNNNNNNNNNNNNNNNNNNNNNNNNNNNNNNNNNNNNNNNNNNNNNNNNNNNNNNNNNCTGCAGGGCGCTGCCCTTGACGACGGGGAGGTCGTCGCCGGGGAACTCGTACTTGCTCAGGAGTTCACGGACTTCCATTTCGACGAGTTCGAGGAGTTCTTCGTCGTCGACCATGTCGACCTTGTTCATGAACACGACGATGTAGGGCACGCCGACCTGACGGGCGAGCAGGATGTGCTCGCGGGTCTGGGGCATGGGGCCGTCGGCGCTGCTGACCACCAGGATGGCGCCGTCCATCTGGGCGGCTCCGGTGATCATGTTCTTGACGTAGTCGGCGTGGCCGGGGCAGTCAACGTGGCTGTAGTGGCGGGTGGGGGTGTTGTACTCGACGTGGGCGGTGTTGATGGTGATACCGCGGGCTTTTTCCTCGGGGGCCTTGTCGATCTGGTCGTAGGCCAGTTTTTCGATGGTGGGGTCCGAGGCGGCGGCCGTGAAGGTGATGGCCGCGGTGAGGGTGGTCTTGCCGTGGTCGACGTGACCGATGGTGCCCACGTTCACGTGGGGTTTGGTGCGTTCAAACGTTCCCTTAGCCATGTTCTTACTCCCTCCAAGAGGTGGACACACGCAAAACCGGCCCTTTGATCGGGTTCCCCCCGCGCATCCCGCAGGGTTCTGGTGGCGTGACCCACATTGGGTTGAATCTCGCCAGGGCGGTGTCCCGCCAAGCTGGCACGCTGCACCGGAATCTTTCCGTTCCTTCGCGGCCCGGTAACCCGGACCACTGGACCCGTGAAAAACACGGCGCACCGAAGAGTCAGGGTACAGGATTCCTGCTCCGGGTACAAGTCCCTTGCCCCGCCCGCACGGCCTCATACGGACTGCCGTTTGTTTCGCCGACAATCCGGAAGTTCACCGGATTGCCAGCTCCACGTCCGGAGGGGCGTTTTTCTCCTGCTCTGCGGCGCAGCTCTCCGAGTCGCATCCGCTCGGATTGAACGGGCTTTGCAGCCCATTCAATCGGAGTCCGTATCAGTCGTCGGCGCAGCGGCACCCGGGCGGGGCGCCGGTGACCACTGGGCGCCCGCAGCGCACCTGACAGTGCCCGGGGCGCACTCCTCCGGCGGCGTTCCGCACCGCGGGACGCTCCCTGCCCCGTGACCCGCCACCCGGAAGCACACCGGCCAACGCCACACCACGCCGCGCTGCTCCCACGCTGCGGCGCCGCGCTCCGGATCCCGATCAGGAGGGACCGCTGCCGGGGAAAGGAACACCCTACCCCTTCCCCCGCGGAGGCATCTGGCTCCACAGGACAGGGCAGGGTGTGTGCGCCCGGGAGCGGCGTGGTCGTTCAGCGGGTGGTGTAGGCGACCACCTGCCGGTCGAACGCCCCGATCAGCATGAAGATCCCCAGCACCGGACCGAAGGGCAGGGCCAGCAGGCTCAGCACCCCGAGCACGATGGCCGACACGCGGCCCCAGGCGCGGCCCTCGATGACCGCGCGGCGGGTGAAGTACAGCCACAGGATCAACGCTGCGGTCAGAGCAAATGAGATCCACAGCACCAGGGACACCTGCGCGTCGTCCAGGCGGATCGGGGCACTCCCCTGCCCCATCATGTCCAGCATCTCGTTCAGGGTGGACCCCGCGAAGGGAATGGAGAGCAGCGAGAATCCGTTGTAGAACAGCGCGATCAGCAGCGGGACCGTGATGAAGGACAGCCGGGGTGGGGTCGGCAGCGGCTTCTGCGCGGCGGGATCAGTGGGCGTGGTCATCGCTCCCCAGAGTAACGCGCAGGACCAGGCGGCGGTTCGGGAGCCGGGGGGCCCCCGACAGCAGCAGGCGGACCCCCGCGAGGAGGTCCGCCTGCTGCCGGCGTGCCCACGCAGGGCCGCGCCGTCTTCCCGGGGGAAGGTTACTTCTTCATCAGGGCCTGGGCGATGTTGTTCGGCAGCTGGGTGTAGTGGTCGAAGAACATGGAGTAGCTGGCGCGGCCCTGGGTCTTGGAGCGCATGTCGGTCGCGTAACCGAACATCTCGCTCAGGGGCACGAAGGCCTTGACGATCTGCGCGTTCCCGCGGGCTTCCATGCCCTGGATCTGGCCGCGGCGGCTGTTCAGGTCGCCGATGATGTCACCCATGTACTCCTCGGGGGTGGTCACCTCGACGCGCATGACCGGCTCCAGGATGGCGGGGCCACCCTTCTGCACGGCTTCTTTCAGGCCCATGGAACCGGCGATCTTGAAGGCCATTTCCGAGGAGTCCACTTCGTGGTAGCTGCCGTCGTAGATGGTGACTTTCAGGTCGACCACGGGGAAGCCCAGCATGGGGCCGCTCTGCATGGCTTCCTCGACGCCCTTCTGGGCCGGCCCGATGTACTCCTTGGGCACGGTGCCGCCGACGACGGCGTTCTCGAAGATGAAGCCGGCGCCGGGCTCCAGGGGCTCCACGCGCAGCTTGACGTGACCGTACTGACCGCGACCACCGGACTGGCGGGCGAACTTGCTGTCCACCTCGACCTGCTTGGTGATGGTCTCACGGTAGGCCACCTGGGGCGCGCCGACGTTCGCGTCGACCTTGTACTCGCGCTTCAGGCGGTCCACCAGGATTTCCAGGTGCAGTTCGCCCATGCCGGCGATGGTGGTCTGACCGCTTTCCTGGTCGGATTCCACGCGGAAGGTGGGATCCTCTTCGGCCAGTTTCTGCAGGCCGATGCCCATCTTCTCCTGGTCGGCCTTCGTCTTGGGCTCGATGGCGAGCTTGATGACGGGCTCGGGCACGTCGATGCTCTCCAGCAGGACCTTGTCGTCGCCGTCGCCGATCAGGGTGTTGCCGGTCCCGGCGTCCTTCAGGCCGATGACGGCGCCGAGTTCGCCGGCCTTGAGTTCCGTGACTTCCTCGCGGCTGTTGGCGTGCATCTTCAGCAGGCGGCCCACGCGTTCACGCTTCTCTTTGGTGGCGTTGTACACGTAGCTGCCGGACTGCAGGGTGCCCGAGTAGATGCGCACGAAGGTCAGGCGGCCCACGTAGGGGTCGGCCATGATCTTGAAGGCCAGCGCGGCCAGTTTGCCTTCGGGGTCGGCGGGGAACTCCTGGGTGTCCTCGCTGTCCTCGA from Deinococcus depolymerans carries:
- the rplF gene encoding 50S ribosomal protein L6, with product MSRIGKQPIAVPSGVTMSAAGGVFKVKGPKGELTVPYNQELTIKQDGDQLLVERPSDQQRHRALHGLTRTLVANAVKGVSDGYTINLELKGVGFRAKLAGKNLELTIGYSHPVIIEPPAGVTFTVPEPTKIDVSGIDKQLVGQVAANVRKVRKPDAYHGKGVRFAGEKIALKAGKAGATGGKGKK
- the rpsH gene encoding 30S ribosomal protein S8; translation: MLSDPIADMLTRIRNATRTFKETVDIPASKFKEELAKLLVQEGYVASYERLLPEGQKFDVLRLTLKYGVKREQVIKHIERISRPGRRAYVSAENLPRVQRGLGLAVVSTSKGLLADRDARKQGVGGEVICVLW
- a CDS encoding type Z 30S ribosomal protein S14, which codes for MANTSKVVKAARGHKFAVQNYSRCSRCGRARGYYRFFGMCRICIREMAHKGELPGVKKSSW
- the rplE gene encoding 50S ribosomal protein L5 — translated: MQQLKVKYNEQVRPALMQQFSYSSVMAVPRIEKIVVNEGLGSAKEDSKAIDKASKELALITLQKPIVTKAKKSISNFKLRQGMPVGIKVTLRGERMYVFLEKLINIGLPRIRDFRGVNPNAFDGRGNYNLGIKEQLIFPEITYDMVDKVRGMDITIVTTAKTDEEARALLQAIGLPFRK
- the rplX gene encoding 50S ribosomal protein L24, with protein sequence MPRPSAGSHHGDKLHFKKGDTVIVLSGKHKGQTGKVLLALPRDQKVVVEGVNLVTKNVKPSPANPQGGQERRELALHASKVAIVDPETGKATRIRKTIVDGKKVRVAVASGKNID
- the rplN gene encoding 50S ribosomal protein L14 — its product is MIMPQSRLDVADNSGAREIMCIRVLNSGIGGKGLTTGGGGNKRYAHVGDIIVASVKDAAPRGTVKAGDVVKAVVVRTSHAIKRADGSTIRFDKNAAVIINNQGEPRGTRVFGPVARELRDRRFMKIVSLAPEVL
- the rpsQ gene encoding 30S ribosomal protein S17, which codes for MKKTFTGVVVSDKADKTVSVKVERRFAHPLYGKVVTRSHKYAAHDENNEYKIGDRVEILAVRPISKTKTWKVTKLIERPRGIETTAVETEGGNA
- the rpmC gene encoding 50S ribosomal protein L29, giving the protein MKPSEMRNLKADDFAREIDARKKELMELRFQAATGNLAQPHRVTQLRREVAQLNTIRAELSKQGEQA
- the rplP gene encoding 50S ribosomal protein L16; amino-acid sequence: MLLPKRTKFRKQHRGRMTGDAKGGDYVAFGDFGLIALEPAWIKSNQIEACRIVMSRHFRRGGKIYIRIFPDKPVTKKPAETRMGKGKGAVEYWVSVVKPGRVMFEVSGVTEEQAKEAFRLAGHKLPIQTKMVKREVYDEAQ
- the rpsC gene encoding 30S ribosomal protein S3, whose amino-acid sequence is MGNKINPNGFRLGITRGWNSRWYAGKKQYAGLLKEDEKIRNLVGKKLNAAGIARIEIERAGQQVNVIISAAKPGIVIGKGGESIKELRQDIEKLVSAGTVAVNVAEIPNPNISAPLVALRIAEQIERRFAFRRAMKQAAQRVMESGARGVKIILSGRLGGAEQARTEMVREGRVPLHTLRADIDYGTALARTTYGILGIKVMVFTGEVIGGRTETFARPQRRNDERRPEGDRPNRRRPAARRRPGGE
- the rplV gene encoding 50S ribosomal protein L22, with product MTAPEFRNKKQRKQQQKLRTPGKAIAKYVRISPRKVRLVVDVIRGKSVRDAEDLLRFIPRAASEPVAKVLNSAKHNALHNDSMLEDRLVITAAYVDAGPTLKRLIPRARGSANIIKKRTSHITIIVGEKGNK
- the rpsS gene encoding 30S ribosomal protein S19 — translated: MPRSLKKGPFVDDHLLKKVDVQNEKKDKRVIKTWSRRSTIVPEMIGHTIAVHNGKQHVPVFVNEQMIGHKLGEFSPTRSYRGHGADKNAKGSKKK
- the rplB gene encoding 50S ribosomal protein L2 → MAVKKYRPYTPSRRQMTTADFSGLTKKRPEKALTTALPKTGGRNNRGRITSRFIGGGHKRLYRIIDFKRRDKAGVTAKVAAIEYDPNRSARIALLHYVDGAKRYILAPEGLQVGATVNAGPEAEPKLGNALPLRFVPVGAVVHSVELVPGKGAQLARSAGTSIQVQGKESDYVILRLPSGELRRVHSECYATIGTVGNAEHKNINLGKAGRSRWLGRKPHQRGSAMNPVDHPHGGGEGRTGAGRVPVSPWGQPAKGLKTRKKRKNSDRFIITRRGGK
- a CDS encoding 50S ribosomal protein L23 yields the protein MSHYDILQQPVISEKAYAGMERGVYTFWVSPKATKTEIKSAVQKAFGVTVIGISTMNVPGKRKRVGRFIGHRADRKKAIVRLADGQKIEALEGQA
- the rplD gene encoding 50S ribosomal protein L4 is translated as MAQINVIGKNGGRTIDLELPEVNSGVLHDVVTWQLASRRRGTASTKTRAQVSATGKKMFSQKGTGNARHGDRSVPTFVGGGVAFGPKPRSYGYTLPRKVRQLGLAMALAARQDEGKLVAVDGFDVDGKTKNFVAWAAQNGMDGSERVLIVTDDAQTRQAARNVAWATVMPVAGLNAYDILRHERLVIDAIALEPAQEGEEA
- the rplC gene encoding 50S ribosomal protein L3; the encoded protein is MKGILGTKIGMTQIWKGDRAVPVTVVLAGPCPVVQRKTAQTDGYEAVQIGYAPKREKSVNKPALGHFKKAGVSPVRFLREFRDFNPEGDTVAVDIFAEGEKIDATGTSKGKGFQGVMKRWNFKGGPASHGSKKWHRRPGSIGQRKTPGRVYKGKRMAGHMGMERITVQNLEVVEIRADENIILVKGAIPGANGGLVVLRQAAKGGK
- the rpsJ gene encoding 30S ribosomal protein S10; the encoded protein is MVAPKIRIKLRGFDHKALDQSASKIVDTVRRTGADVSGPVPLPTRIRRFCVLRSPFVNKDSREHFEIRTHNRLVDIMNPTKKTIDSLMTLDLPTGVDIEIKTVGGRA
- a CDS encoding EF-Tu/IF-2/RF-3 family GTPase translates to ERGVVKVQDEVEIIGLRDTKKTTVTGIEMHRKLLDSGMAGDNVGVLLRGVARDDVERGQVLAKPGSIKPHTKFEASVYVLSKDEGGRHSAFFGGYRPQFYFRTTDVTGVVELPEGVEMVMPGDNITFVVELIKPIAMEEGLRFAIREGGRTVGAGVVAKVLE
- a CDS encoding GTP-binding protein, which produces MAKGTFERTKPHVNVGTIGHVDHGKTTLTAAITFTAAASDPTIEKLAYDQIDKAPEEKARGITINTAHVEYNTPTRHYSHVDCPGHADYVKNMITGAAQMDGAILVVSSADGPMPQTREHILLARQVGVPYIVVFMNKVDMVDDEELLELVEMEVRELLSKYEFPGDDLPVVKGSALQ